GCACTGCTTTGTCCTCAGGGCTAAAGGGATGGCGGGTTATTCCCCTCCCCGGGTTCCAGGGATGTTTGTGCAGGTGAAGTCCATGCCGGGAGCTGTGGGGAGTGGGAAGTGGTTGGAGGATGGCTGGGATTGGCCCACTTTTAGCAGACAGGCGGCCTTCTGCAAGGGCCTGGGCATGGCCTCCTCAGAGCGCAGCCTCTCTGCTTTAGCCACTTCCCATCGGTGCCTCTCCTGGGGCCCCAGAACCTGGGACGGCAGCTGGGGGTCTGTCCACACGGTGCACTGATGCTGCCGCCCTCTCTCCACAGAGCCTGACGGGTCACACGTCCCCTGTGGAGAGTGTCCGCCTCAACACCCCCGAGGAGCTCATTGTGGCCGGCTCCCAGTCAGGCTCCATCCGTGTTTGGGACCTGGAAGCTGCCAAAAGTAGGCCTCTTCCCCGCCCTCCCTCTTCCACCATTCTCTGTGCCTTCCTCCTCGGCCCTCCTCCCTGGCCCTCCTCACTGGTCCTCCTCCTCcgtcctcctccccagccctcctccccgGCCCTCCCTCTTTGGCCCTCCTTCCCAGCCCACCTCCTTGACCCTCCTCCCAGGCCCTTCTCCCcagtcctccctcctccccagccctccttgctggccctccctctctggccctcctcccctccttcctcctcgGCCCTCCTCCTCAACCCTCCTCCCTGGCCCTCCTCCCCGGCCATCCTCCCCAGCCCTCCTTGCTGGCCTTCCCTTGCTTGTGCCCTGCTCTCCCCTTCGTCTTCAGGCTCAGAATAGTGTCCCTTCCTCTGACAGATGGCAAACGCCCCCCCATTACCCTCAGCCCTATCCCGTAATCGAGACGTCTCTTCTCGGAGCCTCTGCCCTCCTGTCCGAGTGGCCTGCAGCCCGGCTGTCATCTGGGGCCTCCTGTCCCCCCGGGGGATTCCTTAGAGGAATTCTCTGCTTCTCTGCTGTGCCAGCTCccgcatccttgtcttttttgctttcttccctcttcttGAGGGAGCCTGTTCTCTGATAGCCCCTTGAGAGCGGATACCCATTGGGCACGGTTTTAGAGGCCTGCTGTAGCTGAGAGCAACTTCGTTCTatccctgtcttttttttttttttttttaacagtttgagAATTCTAGGTTGGAGCTGACTTTCCCTCAGAATTTTGAGGGCCACTCCACTGCCTTGGAGGTCCCAGGGCTGCTGGTGAGAGGCCCAGTGCCGTCCTTCTCCCACATCCCGGGCGTGCGCCCTGCTATTCTCTGCAGCGTTGTAGGACTGTGTCCCGTGTGTTCTGACCTTTCACATGGCGGTCCTTGGTTGGGGGGTGGTCTGCTCTCATCCCTGTGCTGGGCACTCGCTGGTTCTTTCAGTCCGGAAACTCAGGCCCACAGTTCttggtccttggtccttgggGCCCCTCCTTGGCCACGTCCTGTGTGTGCTGCAGGACACGGCCATCTGCCCACTTGTGCCCAGTGACCAGCATCCACTTTGTTGGAGGATGGCGGTGGTCTTGTCACGCAGGTGGTCCTCAAGGGAGACGATGCTCCTGGGCCTCCTGGGAGATGCTCGCTTACCTGCGACGGTCTCTGCAAGAAACACGGCGCCCCAGGACCTCGTTGAGGACAAACAGGAGCTGCACCTCAGTGGCCCAGTCCTGCTGCCTGGCCACATGGACTCAGGGCCTGCTGCGTGTGGGCATCGCTGGACTCGAGCCCAGGAGAGGGGCCAGCCCAGGGTGGCCGAGGCTCTCACTGAGAAAGCCAGGGCCGGGGGGCTCAGGCAGAGGTGGTCAGTGTCGCTTGGACTGTACCCCAGGGGATGCCCACCAGCCGTTCACAGAAGGGCAATGGACAAAAGAAACAGGACTCTATGCCCCCTATCCCAGGCTTTCTCAGCCATGATTGTTTCCCTCCTAAGGGAAATAGGAGGAATGCCTTGAGGTAGCTGGGGAATGAAAACTGAAGACTTCTGGAATTCCTGGACCCTGATTCTGTGCAGGGCTGTCCGCTCCACCAGGAGCTTGTTACAAATGCACATCCCAGACCCCACCCAGGAAACCTGAGTCATTAGgtctgcagtgggtgtgggagggCCAGAATCTGGTTTTCTGTAtgcttccaggtgattctgactcATAGCCAAGTTGGCAGGGTGCCCTTTTCTgacagatgggtaaactgaggtcCAAGGGGCCACAGAGCTTAGTGATGGCCACGTGGTTGGATCGGGGGAGACTTGGATATGCGTGGGTGCTGGGCCTCCCGTTCTGGTGCTCCCCTTCCACTCTACGGTATGCTGCCCGAGCCCGGGGCCTCTGGCTTAGAAGAGAAACGCCCCTAGCAGACAGAGCTAAGACCTCAGGccctcctctcccacccaccACAGCATGGATGAAAGTGCAGAAGAGGCAAATCCGGATGCAGAAGAGCTTCTAGAAGAGCTGCCTGAATATCGCATCAGCTCCCTGGAGAGGCAGCCCATCCCTGGAGGAGGCGGATGGAGGCCGAGCGGCTGCCCAGCTGGGAGGGTTTGGAAGTTCTTTGTGGGGCTGACCAACCCCAAGCCCCTCCGCTCTGCAGCTCCAGGACCTGTGACCGAGGCCAGGCCTCAGGaggccttccctccctcctccagcaGAGAAGCAAGGGGGGAAATCATGCCAGAAGAATGTGGCCCCACCTGTTCTCCCCAGCACAGCCAGTGGGCAAGGGTGGGTCAGCCCAGCGGGTCCCACAGGAAGCTGGCAGCTTGGTGAAGCCGGCCCACGCAGGGGCGGGATCGCGCCACATGGTTGGGATTTTGAGAGCCGCGCTGCAGGCTGCAGGGCCAGCAGAAGAGTGGGCGGGTCTGGGATGGAGCAGGAGCCAGCACGAGCCTGCACCCTCCAGGCCCTGATCCAGCCCCTCCATGGTGTTTCTGAGAAGCAGCAACGGGGTGCTGAGCCCCCGCGACATGAGAGCCCTGCAGAAAGGGTGGGGGGACAGCCATCCGGGTTTGGGTGCAGTGGAGTTAGATACTACTCGGCAGAGGTGGCAGGCGCCTTGTCAGACTCTGTGAAGGACGTGAAGGTGACTCAGACCCCGCTCCAGCCCAAGGCCTGCTGCAGAGAGGCCCTCAGGATGGACGGATGTGGTGGGCGGATGGACGGCCCAGCCTGCTTCTCTTCTGCTCTCTTTGGGTGCCTGGCCCCGTCCTTGGGGCCGTCCATGAATTCACTCCCCTTTGACCTGTGTAAAGGAAGCTGCCAAGAGCTGGAGCGCCCGCCTGAGGCTCAGCTGGGCTCCCTGCTGCTCGGCCTGAGCACCTGCCTGGCCCTCTGCACCTCGGGCCCCGGCCCACCCTTTGGGGTCGTGGGGTGGACTCAGCGAGGGGCGCACAGAAGCACTCAGCCTGTTGTCGGCCCATGGGCCGTCGCAGCAGGCATCCTGGGGGTGCAGGAGGTGTCTGGACAACGTCCTCACTGAGGCCAGAAGAGGGAGAGCCCTGAGGAGGGGGTCAGGGGGTCCAGCAAGGGGACACAGTGGAGGGGATGAAGGCAGGCCTTCACAGAAAGAAAGAACGGGATGATCATCACTGGCATTTATGGAGCACTCACTGTGTGTCAGgcctgtgctaagcactttttTAATGTTCGTTTTCTTACTTAATTCTGTCCACTACCTGCcttcccccacaaaaaaaaaaaaaaaaaaatgaggctcagagagaatgAAGTGATGGCCCAGGGTCCTGCAGGCAAGGAGCGGTGCCAGGACTGATCCGACCTTGCGGGCTGGAGGAGCTCGTACAGCCTCCCACCCGGAAAGTACCGTAGAGTGTCCTTCATCCACCCAGGGCCTGGATCTCATCCCTTCTGCCCCAAAGCATTAGCATCCGGGGTCTGCCTgaacacccacccccaccccgccttcAGAGCTCACCCTTCCATCTTGGCTCAACCCCGAGGAGGGCTGGACTCCATACCCCTTGGCCCCAGCACTCCTGGGGCGATTAGTTTCATCCAGACACCTGAACTATAAATCCTCTAAAAATCAAGACACGTGGTCAGAGACGAGACAGACTTAAAAGGTGCCAGAGAATACTCGGAGGCAGTAGCGCAGTTTGCCTGCAGGCCTGGCCTGGTCCCGGAGCTGCCAGCAAGACCTGCAGGGATGGCAGAcgtggtttcctagggctgcagtCAGGTTCTGAGTCCTTTCCTCCCTGTGTTTTCTCTGTTCTTACGGGCCCTCACACTTGGCCTCACTGCCACCCTCAAAAGATCCCTTGGGCAGACAACACCCCAGAGGACGGTGTGAGCACCAGGGCCACCCTGGCCACCCTGCGCTTACCCTCTGTGGGCCCTCAGtccaccccccacctccttctGTCTAACATACCCTCCCCTCGCCTTCCACCCACTGACAGCCTGCTCAGATACcacctcctccagaaagcctGCCTGGATTTCTCTGTCCAGCCAAGCAGCTTCTTCCCCAGCCTGCTCCTCTCCTGCATGTCTCTCCTTGCGCTGTCTCGGGTGGGGTTGGCCACCCTGCAGACTGCAAGCTCCGTGTCCACAGGGGATGGAGTGAGTGAGGTGGCTCCCTGGCTCTGTTGCCCAGGGTGTCATGCAAGTGAGGAAGGCATAGTGATGAGCCCAGAGGGGCAGTCGGGAGCCTGCGATGTGTTTCCTGGGGCCTGGGGTCCCAGCAGGAGAGAACAAGAGCATTAGTTGTTAGGGTGATGGCACTCTGGTTgatcacccctcaccccccatttGTAAAGCAGATATTattgttctcttttttctgtGCATTTCATGTTAGAACACACAAGCAAATCATTTTGCAGccattttttctgctcctcacaccATTGTCTCTGCTTTCTCCCGGGCAGTTCTTCGCACACTCATGGGACACAAAGCCAACATCTGCAGCCTGGATTTCCACCCGTACGGCGAGTTTGTAGCCTCCGGTTCCCAGGACACGAACATCAAGGTGAGACGCCGTCTGCCCCGTGGCTCCGGGGCCGTGCGTCCTGCCTGGTCCTCACCCCTCGGGATGCTGAGGGCGGGCCAAGGCCCATCCTTGGGTTTCGGGTTGTCAAGGTGTCCTCCCTCTCTGGGGCCACACCCTCCAGGGAATGGGCCCTGGGTGTGTGCCAGATGTTTCTACTCAGAATGCCCTGCTTTTGTGAACTATGTCAGACCGCTGTCATTTTGGGGTGTAGTGACTAGAGGTACCTTGAGCCCCTCTCTCCCCCGGCGCAGACTGCACTCCAGGTCAGGCTGCAGGACTGCTCTTGGCTAGGCCTCCCCGGCCCACCTTGGTTGTGGCTCCCCCCGACTCTGCCCTCTGCTTCTCTCCCGCACAGCtctgggacatcagaaggaaaggcTGCGTCTTCCGATACAGGGTAAGGAGGCACCCTCTTGTCGGTCGCTCCACAGGTCCCAGGCAGGCACtgagcatggggtggggggcatgaaAAACAAGAGCCCAGGCCAGAAACACAACCCCCGAGTGAAGCTGGCATATGTGGGTGGTCCACCTTGACCCCCAGCTCCCCACGAATCCCCCCAGAGCTGTGTTTACCAAGCTGTGTTCCACACGCAGTGGTTTTGCCAGCAGGTAACAGGTGTCATTAGGTGAAGGGGTTCCTGTTCATATGAGTTTGGAAGCACGGGGGTTAACCAAGTAATGTTAGCAGGAGGTTTCAGAGCCTTGTCATTAAGAGTGCATTTAACTCTCTAAGAAGAGGTCAAACTTACGTGACCATGCCATCTTGATTTCCTGGTACAGCTTGCAGAACTGGAAGCCCATGGCCACACGTGGAGAAGTGTCCCTCTATTACCCCTCCCCCCCACGTGACATCTGTCCCCTACTTGCACACTCCCCAGGAAGGCACTGAGTGTCAAGGGCAGGGCTGGGACGGCCCCTAGGTGAGCTTGGGGCCCTGTCCTCTCTCTCCAGGGCCACAGCCAGGCTGTGCGGTGTCTCCGGTTCAGCCCCGACGGGAAGTGGTTGGCATCAGCTGCAGATGACCACACAGTGAAGGTAGCGCCAGGCCTGACATGGGCTCAGGGACTGGGGCCTGGGGTCTGCAGTCACACCCAGGCTGAGTCCTCACCATCCTCCTGGTGGGGCTGTCATGTCCCAAGCCTGTCCAGAGTGGACAGGGCTCTACGGAGAAGGAACTCAGGCTGGACGAGAGGGAGAGTGGGTGGCCCTGATGCCCCCTGGCCTTGACCTCCAGCCTGTCCTGCCCCCAGCTGTGGGATCTGACTGCTGGCAAGATGATGTCCGAGTTCCCTGGGCACACGGGGCCTGTCAACGTGGTAGAGTTTCACCCCAACGAGTACCTCCTGGCGTCTGGCAGCTCCGACAGGTGAGGAGGAACAGGCCACTTTGCTCGTGACTGCCGACCCTCAGCAGccctgtgtgtgtctgtctctgtCCGTCCCCACCATCCTACACCTGACGATTCTATGTAAACCAAACTGGCCTCTAGCCAAGCCAGGCCTCAGCCCTGGGCCCACCTCTCCCCTGGCCCTGGTCCCCCAGCATCCTGGGCCCGTGTCTTCATCGGCCCCCCAGTGCCCGGAGGCCTGTGGCTGCTGGCACAGCCTGGGGCCATGTCCACTTCAGCCTCTGAGCTGCAGCGAGACCTGAGCAAACTGTGatgctccccttcccctcccccatccccagagCACTCCCAGCCCTCCTCATCCTCAGCAGGCAGAGAGGGCCGTGGGTGGCAGGTGGGGGCTCTGGCCTTCCCTGGCAGGCCCAGGGGGTCAGCTTCACACAGGCCCTGCTCCTGGCCCCAACACTGCCCCTAATGGCCGCggccctggggggaggggagctgggctGCCACAGCCAGGGGACTGTGTGGAGGCCAGAAGTGGGGTCTGCTTTTGCAGGACGATCCGCTTCTGGGATCTGGAGAAATTCCAGGTGGTGAGCTGCATCGAAGGGGAGCCGGGGCCCGTCAGGTACACAGGCAGCTGGGGCCCAGCGGGTGGGGGCGGGTGCTCTGTTTCCATCCCTGGCCTGGGCTTTCCCTGGATTTCTTGGGATGGGGGCCAGGCTGGGCAGCCCGGGACCCACGGCCGCCTCTCACCCGGCCCAGGAGCGTCCTGTTCAACCCTGACGGCTGCTGCCTGTACAGCGGCTGCCAGGACTCACTGCGCGTCTATGGCTGGGAGCCCGAGCGCTGCTTTGACGTGGTCCTGGTCAGCTGGGGCAAGGTGGCCGACCTGGCCATCTGCAACGACCAGCTGGTGAGAGCCATGGCGTCTGCCGCCTGCCCTGCCGCCCCATTCCCACCCTGCCCCGGCCACAGCCCCCGGCCacagccccagctctgccacttcctgcaGATCGGCGTGGCCTTCTCTCAGAGCAACGTCTCCTCCTATGTGGTGGACCTGACGCGGGTCACCAGGACAGGCACAGTGGCCCAGGACCCCGTGCAGGACAGCCAGCCCCTGGCACAGCAGCCGCCCACCCCCGGCGCACCCCTCCGGCGCATCTACGAGCGGCCCAGCACGACCTGCAGCAAGCCTCAGAGGTGGGGGTGCTCGGGGGCCCTTGGAGGGCACGGGTGCCCAGGAGGTGGGCCCATGCCGAGGAGGCTCAGGCGGGCCCAGCGCTGGCCTCACCGGGGACCCCGGCACCCTTGGGCTTGGCCCTGCCCCCAGGGTGAAGCAGAACTCGGAGAGTGAGCGCCGCAGCCCCAGCAGCGAGGACGACCGGGACGAGAGGGAGTCCAGGGCAGAGATCCAGAACACCGAGGACTACAATGAGATCTTCCAGCCCAAGAACAGCATCAGTGAGGCCCGGCCTGCCCGCTTCTCCTGGTCCCCTCTGAGCCCCGGGGTCCCCATCCGTGGAATGGAGTCAGAGGGCCCTTCCAGGCTGGCGTTGGTGGCTGCACGTCCCCCCAGAGCAGTCCTAACCCAGTGCCAGGCTCGAGGCTCTCAGTCCTCATGTCCTGTGGGCCTCAGCTGGGCCAGACCCCTGAGACTGAGGGGGAACCTGGGTGctccccagcagaggccctgagCCACTCTGCACCCCtaggccctgccctgccccaagCAAAGGAAAGGCCCGCAGGGGCATGGGGGCTGGGAAAGGCTGGGCTCAGGGTCCTTGGAGCAGGGAACAGGATCAGGGTCTGCAGCCATGTGCATCCCGGCAGGCCCTGGGCTCCAGACCAACCCACCATGGGGGTTCACAGATGGCAGCTCCCAGGGTGGCCAGGGTGGGTCCTCAGCCCCGTTTGCCTCTGCAGGTCGGACACCACCCCGGAGAAGTGAGCCCTTCCCTGCACCCCCAGAGGATGGTGAGTTGGAGCAGAGCCTGGCCTCCTGGGCTCCCCAATTCTCCTTCCTTGTGAATAGAGCTCGAGCCCCTCCCGAGCCCCCTTCCCCAGGCCTCCCTGCTTGCATCATGATCTCTAGCTTCACCCACGGGTTCTTCACCCACTGGCCCGGAAGCACCTGCTGTGGGCTGGGCCCCATGCTGGCCCTGGTACCTGAGCATGAGCAGCAGTCCCCCGGGAGGTGAGCATGGGGGGGACAGCCAGCCACCAGGTGGGTCCCTGATCAGGACTCAAACTGCGGAGGAAAGAGTGATGTGGTGAGCGAAGCCAGGAGGGCCCATGTGGAAGGAAGGTCAGGGCCTCCGAGGAGGTGAGGCCCAGGGCTGgttgaggagaggagagagggaggggcccCAGGTGGGAAGGGAAGGCGGGGGTGGGCAGGGTGCACGGCAGGCcggctcctgtgggtcctcctcaGGGCTCTGGGTCTGCCCAGTGGAGAACACACGAGGGAAGGAAGCGGATCCTCTTTATGATGGGAGAAGAGGCAAGGATGGGGTGCTCGTCCTACAGAgcagcccttccccaccccagcttTGTCCTCAGGGGGCCGCTCCGCATTGCCCTCGGAGACCAGGTTTCCTTGAGCCTccccctttctcctcttcctcctcactgtgccccccaccccccagtcctGGTGAGGGTACAGGGCCACCACCCTCTGGTGCTCCCTGGGTCCCAACCACAAACAGCACCAGACCCTCATCTCTGAGCAGGAGGAGAGGGATGAGGGAGGTCCAGCCCTGCCCTCAGGGCCTCTCCAGGGCCCCCAGCTGCCCTGTCCCGGCTCCCCGGCTTCCTCTGGGGCTGCCCCGCTGgctcctgctccctccctccaATTACAGATGCTGCCCCGAGTCCCACTCTAAGCCCTGCCCTCTTCCCAGCAGCCCTTGCTCCTGGCCTCACCCAGCCACCTTTTCCTTTCAGAAATGGCCACAGCAAAGGAGGCAGCAAAGCCCAGCCCAGCCATGGACGTCCAGTGCCCAATGTCAAATGTACGTCAGGTGGGGAGGCCATGGTGTGGGGCCCGGGGAGGGGCTGGGTCCAGAACGGGGGCTTGGGGGCCTTCCCATGCCCGGAGGCTGAGGGGGGCCTCCGGGACCCGTCGGCTGAGCTCcagccccccacagcccgagGCCCCGTCTTGGCCCCCGGTCGTCACCTCTCCACCTGCACCCAAGGTGGAGCCTGCCATCATCCCTGCCACCCGGAACGAGCCCATCGGGCTGAAGGCCTCTGACTTCCTGCCTGTGAGTGGGGGTCCTCCCTGAGGGTTCCCACAGATGGGGTGGGCACCTATGGGGTGTGGGCAGACTGTTGCTGCCTGTCCCAAGCTGGCATCTGGGTGCCCGTCCGTGCAGGCTGTGAAGCTCCCGCAGCAGGCGGAGCTGGTGGACGAGGATGCCATGTCCCAGATCCGCAAAGGCCACGACACCATGTGCGTGGTGCTCACCAGCCGCCACAAGAACCTGGACACGGTGCGGGCCGTGTGGACCACGGGCGACATCAAGGCAAGCGCCCAGCCCTCCACT
This is a stretch of genomic DNA from Choloepus didactylus isolate mChoDid1 chromosome 22, mChoDid1.pri, whole genome shotgun sequence. It encodes these proteins:
- the KATNB1 gene encoding katanin p80 WD40 repeat-containing subunit B1 isoform X2, encoding MATPVVTKTAWKLQEIVAHASNVSSLVLGKASGRLLATGGDDCRVNLWSINKPNCIMSLTGHTSPVESVRLNTPEELIVAGSQSGSIRVWDLEAAKILRTLMGHKANICSLDFHPYGEFVASGSQDTNIKLWDIRRKGCVFRYRGHSQAVRCLRFSPDGKWLASAADDHTVKLWDLTAGKMMSEFPGHTGPVNVVEFHPNEYLLASGSSDRTIRFWDLEKFQVVSCIEGEPGPVRSVLFNPDGCCLYSGCQDSLRVYGWEPERCFDVVLVSWGKVADLAICNDQLIGVAFSQSNVSSYVVDLTRVTRTGTVAQDPVQDSQPLAQQPPTPGAPLRRIYERPSTTCSKPQRVKQNSESERRSPSSEDDRDERESRAEIQNTEDYNEIFQPKNSISRTPPRRSEPFPAPPEDEMATAKEAAKPSPAMDVQCPMSNVEPAIIPATRNEPIGLKASDFLPAVKLPQQAELVDEDAMSQIRKGHDTMCVVLTSRHKNLDTVRAVWTTGDIKTSVDSAVAINDLSVVVDLLNIVNQKASLWKLDLCTAVLPQIEKLLQSKYESYVQTGCTSLKLILQRFLPLITDILAAPPSVGVDITREERLHKCRLCYKQLKSISGLVRSKSGLSGRHGSAFRELHLLMASLD
- the KATNB1 gene encoding katanin p80 WD40 repeat-containing subunit B1 isoform X1, with the translated sequence MATPVVTKTAWKLQEIVAHASNVSSLVLGKASGRLLATGGDDCRVNLWSINKPNCIMSLTGHTSPVESVRLNTPEELIVAGSQSGSIRVWDLEAAKILRTLMGHKANICSLDFHPYGEFVASGSQDTNIKLWDIRRKGCVFRYRGHSQAVRCLRFSPDGKWLASAADDHTVKLWDLTAGKMMSEFPGHTGPVNVVEFHPNEYLLASGSSDRTIRFWDLEKFQVVSCIEGEPGPVRSVLFNPDGCCLYSGCQDSLRVYGWEPERCFDVVLVSWGKVADLAICNDQLIGVAFSQSNVSSYVVDLTRVTRTGTVAQDPVQDSQPLAQQPPTPGAPLRRIYERPSTTCSKPQRVKQNSESERRSPSSEDDRDERESRAEIQNTEDYNEIFQPKNSISRTPPRRSEPFPAPPEDEMATAKEAAKPSPAMDVQCPMSNPEAPSWPPVVTSPPAPKVEPAIIPATRNEPIGLKASDFLPAVKLPQQAELVDEDAMSQIRKGHDTMCVVLTSRHKNLDTVRAVWTTGDIKTSVDSAVAINDLSVVVDLLNIVNQKASLWKLDLCTAVLPQIEKLLQSKYESYVQTGCTSLKLILQRFLPLITDILAAPPSVGVDITREERLHKCRLCYKQLKSISGLVRSKSGLSGRHGSAFRELHLLMASLD
- the KATNB1 gene encoding katanin p80 WD40 repeat-containing subunit B1 isoform X3; the encoded protein is MGHKANICSLDFHPYGEFVASGSQDTNIKLWDIRRKGCVFRYRGHSQAVRCLRFSPDGKWLASAADDHTVKLWDLTAGKMMSEFPGHTGPVNVVEFHPNEYLLASGSSDRTIRFWDLEKFQVVSCIEGEPGPVRSVLFNPDGCCLYSGCQDSLRVYGWEPERCFDVVLVSWGKVADLAICNDQLIGVAFSQSNVSSYVVDLTRVTRTGTVAQDPVQDSQPLAQQPPTPGAPLRRIYERPSTTCSKPQRVKQNSESERRSPSSEDDRDERESRAEIQNTEDYNEIFQPKNSISRTPPRRSEPFPAPPEDEMATAKEAAKPSPAMDVQCPMSNPEAPSWPPVVTSPPAPKVEPAIIPATRNEPIGLKASDFLPAVKLPQQAELVDEDAMSQIRKGHDTMCVVLTSRHKNLDTVRAVWTTGDIKTSVDSAVAINDLSVVVDLLNIVNQKASLWKLDLCTAVLPQIEKLLQSKYESYVQTGCTSLKLILQRFLPLITDILAAPPSVGVDITREERLHKCRLCYKQLKSISGLVRSKSGLSGRHGSAFRELHLLMASLD